From a single Deinococcus misasensis DSM 22328 genomic region:
- a CDS encoding alpha/beta hydrolase family protein has translation MRFGLFVLSLCLLANASAGKITPSGPGALLRLPHTDGDAFLWVPHDCAKKACSMMVVSHSRGNTSYATLEKPHLMSFFQNFVEEGVAVLISNDAGPNTWGNEKSLLYLKSVWTEASKSFHFNGKTYALGYSMGGLPASLSVQRQLYPVTALILMDARVNMLGAYGGADASRAEEIKVAYQAPEGTTEMTLHDPMLENFKSSIPMMVIGSKDDRTVPFADNGEKFYRLHGNNPDSVKLLLPGGHLHMNRWAPETAQDILLFLKNLRPLPKLQEAQKH, from the coding sequence GTGAGATTTGGCCTGTTTGTTCTTTCCCTGTGCTTGCTGGCAAATGCCAGTGCAGGCAAAATCACCCCGAGTGGTCCCGGTGCCCTTTTGAGGCTTCCCCACACAGATGGAGATGCCTTCCTGTGGGTTCCCCACGATTGCGCCAAGAAGGCGTGCAGCATGATGGTGGTGTCCCACTCCAGAGGCAACACTTCTTATGCGACCCTTGAAAAACCCCACCTGATGTCCTTCTTTCAGAATTTTGTGGAGGAAGGCGTTGCGGTGCTGATCAGCAACGATGCTGGTCCCAACACCTGGGGCAATGAAAAATCCCTGCTCTACCTGAAATCTGTCTGGACCGAAGCCAGCAAAAGCTTTCACTTCAATGGAAAAACCTATGCTCTGGGATACAGCATGGGCGGATTGCCAGCCAGTCTGAGTGTCCAGAGGCAGCTTTACCCCGTCACAGCCCTGATCCTGATGGATGCCAGAGTGAACATGCTCGGGGCCTATGGGGGTGCAGATGCCTCCAGAGCGGAGGAAATCAAGGTGGCTTATCAGGCCCCTGAAGGCACCACAGAGATGACATTGCATGATCCCATGTTGGAGAACTTCAAATCCAGCATCCCCATGATGGTGATTGGCAGCAAAGACGACCGCACCGTGCCTTTTGCTGACAACGGCGAAAAGTTCTACCGTTTGCATGGCAACAACCCGGACAGCGTGAAGCTCTTGCTGCCCGGAGGTCACCTGCACATGAACCGCTGGGCTCCAGAAACCGCTCAAGACATCCTGCTGTTCCTCAAGAACCTGCGTCCTTTGCCCAAGTTGCAAGAAGCCCAGAAACACTGA
- a CDS encoding vWA domain-containing protein — protein sequence MESNRLERWRLILGGEQDGTGCKLQGEALRMDKALEALYDSDRSGGLGSSAPKAAAWLGDIRKFFPSSVVKVMQRDAFERLGMERMLLEPEFMENVEPNVHLAATLIGLQSVMPNKVKDTARVVVRKVVEDLERKLSEPMREAITGSLNRAIRNNRPRHSEMDWNRTIRANLKHYQHDYKSIIPERKIGFGRKKSALRDIVLCIDQSGSMGTSVVYSSIFGAVMASIKSVNTSMVVFDTEIVDLTDQLSDPVEVLFGIQLGGGTDINRALAYCETLIDRPEETILILISDLYEGGDEKAMIRRAAHLKASGVQVVALLALNDDGQPSFDHRVAEAFSGFDIPSFACTPDQFPDLMAAALQRRPLSEWAASQNIVLAGGPSKAN from the coding sequence ATGGAATCCAATCGACTGGAACGCTGGCGTCTGATTCTGGGCGGTGAGCAAGACGGCACCGGCTGCAAATTGCAAGGCGAAGCCCTGCGCATGGACAAAGCCCTCGAAGCCCTTTACGATTCAGACCGCTCGGGAGGACTGGGGTCCAGTGCCCCCAAAGCGGCAGCGTGGCTTGGAGACATCCGCAAATTCTTTCCCAGCAGTGTGGTGAAAGTCATGCAGCGCGACGCTTTCGAGCGTCTCGGGATGGAACGCATGCTCCTCGAACCCGAGTTCATGGAAAACGTGGAGCCCAACGTGCATCTGGCCGCCACCCTGATTGGCTTGCAGTCGGTGATGCCCAACAAGGTCAAGGACACCGCCAGAGTGGTGGTGCGCAAGGTGGTCGAAGACCTCGAACGCAAGCTCTCTGAACCCATGCGCGAGGCCATCACTGGAAGCCTGAACCGGGCCATCCGCAACAACCGTCCCCGGCACAGCGAGATGGACTGGAACCGCACCATCCGGGCCAACCTCAAGCACTACCAGCACGACTACAAGAGCATCATCCCAGAGCGCAAAATTGGCTTTGGTCGCAAGAAGTCTGCCCTGCGGGACATTGTGCTGTGCATTGACCAGTCGGGCAGCATGGGCACTTCGGTGGTGTACTCCAGCATTTTTGGAGCGGTGATGGCTTCCATCAAATCGGTGAACACCAGCATGGTGGTGTTTGACACCGAGATTGTGGACCTCACGGACCAGCTTTCAGACCCTGTAGAGGTGCTTTTTGGCATCCAACTGGGCGGAGGCACCGACATCAACCGGGCTCTGGCCTACTGCGAAACCCTGATTGACCGTCCAGAGGAAACCATCCTGATCCTCATCAGCGACCTGTACGAAGGCGGAGATGAAAAAGCCATGATCCGCCGTGCAGCGCACCTGAAAGCCTCGGGGGTGCAGGTGGTGGCTTTGCTGGCCCTCAACGACGACGGTCAACCCTCTTTTGATCACCGTGTGGCCGAAGCTTTCTCGGGTTTTGACATCCCGAGTTTCGCCTGCACACCGGACCAATTCCCGGATCTGATGGCTGCAGCCCTCCAGAGAAGACCCCTCTCAGAGTGGGCAGCCAGTCAGAACATTGTGCTGGCGGGTGGGCCTTCCAAAGCGAACTGA
- a CDS encoding DUF6348 family protein, producing the protein MSEQWIAESLRQMFPAMQVRVREGQVTFSLPSMKGSVREFARQEHPTMVQVGLEFQVFLERFPQSVPLKEHITEFGQDAQEAIHEACRNWRNSVYEVLWQCTENMEPEYQVFSLNAEFGLFRSWKVYVGTPQVRAPSPEARAAVLSHFHSQPWVELVNQRAIPADFTEFGVYDWRLVMHSMEGNEPFAECLLNGEPWELGTEAVLDHTLKPRGPFKLFKVHFIFIPEEQRVLQAGEMRNLIHQMQARRRQWWQFWRRD; encoded by the coding sequence ATGTCTGAACAGTGGATTGCGGAGAGCCTGAGACAGATGTTCCCGGCCATGCAGGTCCGGGTCCGGGAAGGTCAGGTCACCTTTTCGCTTCCCAGCATGAAAGGTTCCGTGCGCGAATTTGCCCGTCAGGAGCACCCGACCATGGTGCAGGTGGGGCTCGAATTTCAGGTCTTTCTCGAGCGTTTTCCCCAGTCGGTGCCTTTAAAAGAGCACATCACCGAATTTGGGCAGGATGCACAGGAAGCCATCCACGAGGCCTGCCGCAACTGGCGCAACTCGGTTTACGAGGTGCTCTGGCAGTGCACCGAGAACATGGAGCCCGAGTATCAGGTGTTCAGCTTGAATGCCGAGTTTGGCCTGTTCCGCTCGTGGAAGGTGTATGTCGGGACGCCTCAGGTCAGGGCTCCGAGTCCAGAGGCCCGTGCTGCGGTGTTGAGCCATTTTCACTCGCAACCGTGGGTGGAACTGGTGAACCAGCGGGCCATCCCAGCCGATTTCACCGAGTTTGGGGTGTACGACTGGCGTCTGGTGATGCACTCCATGGAAGGCAACGAACCCTTTGCCGAATGCCTCCTGAACGGTGAGCCGTGGGAACTCGGGACGGAAGCCGTGCTGGACCACACCCTGAAGCCCAGAGGTCCGTTCAAACTGTTCAAAGTCCACTTCATTTTCATTCCCGAGGAGCAGCGGGTGCTGCAAGCCGGAGAGATGCGCAACCTGATTCACCAGATGCAGGCCCGTCGTCGGCAGTGGTGGCAATTCTGGAGGAGAGATTAA
- a CDS encoding nucleotide exchange factor GrpE: MTDDNLKNQHLTEDQVDDNDTQDTENGNPFDPDNLDPEMMAGVQKMMEQLQRADELEKEVNDLKGKYARLLADFENYRRRTNQDVLDAQTAGVAKAAETIFPIHDDMERALMAAQQNPESVVGGLQGVLNNLLRTFEKLGLEQTGKEGETFDPAFHEALTVVPGEQDDVIVQVYQTGFKIGSKLVRPARVVVSKK, from the coding sequence ATGACCGACGACAACCTGAAAAACCAGCACCTGACCGAAGACCAGGTCGATGACAATGACACCCAGGACACCGAAAACGGCAACCCTTTTGATCCGGACAACCTCGATCCAGAGATGATGGCTGGGGTCCAAAAGATGATGGAGCAACTCCAGCGTGCCGATGAACTCGAAAAAGAAGTGAACGACCTGAAAGGCAAATACGCCCGTCTGCTCGCCGACTTCGAGAACTACCGCAGACGCACCAATCAGGATGTGCTGGATGCCCAGACCGCCGGGGTTGCCAAAGCTGCTGAAACCATCTTCCCCATCCACGATGACATGGAACGCGCATTGATGGCCGCCCAGCAAAACCCTGAAAGTGTGGTCGGAGGCCTGCAAGGGGTGCTCAACAACCTGCTGCGCACCTTCGAGAAACTCGGACTGGAACAGACCGGCAAAGAAGGGGAAACCTTTGACCCCGCCTTCCACGAAGCCCTCACCGTGGTTCCCGGCGAACAGGACGATGTGATCGTGCAGGTGTACCAGACCGGCTTCAAAATCGGCAGCAAACTGGTGCGTCCCGCCCGCGTGGTGGTCAGCAAGAAGTAA
- a CDS encoding J domain-containing protein, which yields MAYKDYYDILGVSKTASEDEIKSAYRKLAKKYHPDKNKEDPSAAEKFKEIGEAYAVLSDTEKRKYYDQFGSTGQVPPGGYPGGGFNPQDFQGGAGGFDPSQFSDFFQQLFGMGGRGGSARGSGNFPFGDMFGGGFQGQPQAQPQSLQASLNITFQEAYTGGPKTIQIDGKRLEINIPPYTKHHQKLRLRGQAPGGGDIILRLDVNPDPHFTLDENDVRVTVAVPVTVAVLGGKWKVPTLKGNVELTIPAGTSSGKTLRLRGLGWKHKDHTGDQLVTIQIQVPRELSERERELYQELEGLRVQ from the coding sequence ATGGCCTATAAGGACTATTACGACATCCTCGGGGTGAGCAAGACCGCCTCCGAAGATGAAATCAAATCGGCATACCGCAAGCTTGCCAAGAAGTACCATCCAGACAAAAACAAAGAGGACCCCTCTGCTGCCGAAAAGTTCAAAGAAATCGGTGAAGCTTATGCGGTCCTCTCTGACACGGAGAAACGCAAGTACTACGACCAGTTCGGGTCCACCGGACAGGTTCCACCCGGCGGTTACCCCGGCGGTGGTTTCAACCCTCAGGACTTTCAGGGGGGTGCAGGTGGATTTGACCCGAGCCAGTTCAGCGACTTCTTTCAGCAGCTTTTCGGCATGGGAGGACGCGGAGGATCTGCCAGAGGCTCTGGAAACTTTCCTTTCGGAGACATGTTCGGAGGTGGGTTTCAAGGGCAACCTCAGGCCCAGCCCCAGAGCTTGCAGGCCAGCCTGAACATCACCTTTCAGGAGGCTTACACGGGGGGTCCCAAAACCATCCAGATCGATGGCAAGCGTCTGGAAATCAACATTCCTCCTTACACCAAACACCACCAGAAACTGCGTTTGCGCGGTCAGGCTCCGGGCGGAGGTGACATCATCCTGCGTCTGGATGTGAACCCTGATCCTCACTTCACCCTGGACGAAAACGACGTGCGGGTGACCGTGGCTGTTCCGGTGACTGTGGCAGTGCTCGGGGGCAAGTGGAAAGTTCCCACCCTGAAAGGCAACGTGGAATTGACCATCCCTGCAGGCACCAGCAGCGGAAAAACCCTGCGCCTGAGGGGGCTCGGGTGGAAGCATAAGGACCACACCGGAGATCAACTGGTCACCATCCAGATTCAGGTGCCCAGAGAACTCAGTGAGCGGGAACGGGAGTTGTATCAGGAGTTGGAAGGTCTGCGCGTACAGTGA
- a CDS encoding uracil-DNA glycosylase, translating to MNLRDLIPSDWQTVLSEVLDSPRFAALEKFLSEQYENHTVYPPREDLFTALRLTPYENVRVLILGQDPYHGAGQAHGLSFSVKKGITPPPSLKNIYKELKEDVGFKVPKHGNLTHWAEQGVLLLNAVLTVREAEPNSHANQGWEEFTDAIIQAVNRKGERVVFILWGSYARKKKKLIHGPQHVVLESGHPSPLSVKHFLGSRPFSRTNAVLAEQNLPTIDWQLPEG from the coding sequence ATGAACCTGCGTGACCTCATCCCATCCGACTGGCAAACCGTTTTGAGCGAAGTTTTGGACTCTCCCAGATTTGCTGCTCTGGAGAAATTCCTCTCTGAGCAGTACGAAAACCACACCGTCTACCCCCCCAGAGAAGACCTCTTCACGGCCCTGAGGCTCACCCCTTACGAGAATGTGCGGGTGTTGATTCTCGGGCAGGACCCTTATCACGGAGCAGGGCAGGCGCATGGCCTGAGTTTCAGTGTGAAAAAAGGCATCACCCCTCCGCCTTCTTTGAAGAACATCTACAAGGAACTGAAAGAGGATGTGGGTTTCAAGGTGCCCAAACACGGCAACCTGACCCACTGGGCAGAGCAGGGGGTGTTGCTCCTGAATGCCGTGCTGACCGTGCGTGAAGCCGAACCCAATTCCCACGCCAATCAGGGCTGGGAGGAGTTCACCGATGCGATCATTCAGGCGGTGAACCGCAAGGGTGAAAGGGTGGTTTTTATCCTCTGGGGCAGTTACGCTAGAAAGAAGAAGAAGCTGATCCACGGCCCACAGCATGTGGTGCTGGAATCCGGTCATCCGAGCCCCCTGAGCGTCAAGCATTTTCTGGGCAGTCGCCCGTTCAGTCGCACCAATGCGGTTCTGGCGGAGCAAAACTTGCCCACCATCGACTGGCAACTCCCGGAGGGGTGA